Proteins encoded within one genomic window of Myxococcaceae bacterium JPH2:
- a CDS encoding class I SAM-dependent methyltransferase, translated as MEPAFNAFVRAYEDDDNFHYRRYFEAWSFFNALGDVRGASVLDAGCGAGLYTRRLRERGASRVVGFDIAANMLAYARMREAEVPLGIEYFLEDAANAGRLGRFDIVTAVYVLPYAETREALRAMCRGMAEAVRPGGRLVAVTVNPVGEFSRKDFFAAHGMQILPAHSEHAALTELPDGAPLRLVSHIQGKPIDVRPCRWRRATLEQELRAAGFREIAWPPMSVSPEGEALFGHEHWRSLLENPPAVPLVCLK; from the coding sequence ATGGAGCCTGCATTCAACGCATTCGTCCGTGCCTATGAGGACGACGATAACTTTCACTATCGGCGCTATTTCGAGGCCTGGTCCTTCTTCAACGCGCTGGGAGATGTGCGAGGCGCATCGGTCCTGGACGCAGGATGTGGCGCGGGGCTCTACACCCGACGCTTGCGCGAGCGGGGCGCGTCGCGCGTCGTCGGGTTCGACATCGCGGCCAACATGCTCGCGTACGCGCGGATGCGAGAGGCCGAGGTGCCTCTGGGCATCGAGTATTTCCTCGAGGATGCGGCCAACGCGGGGCGCCTGGGCCGCTTCGATATCGTCACGGCGGTCTACGTGCTCCCGTATGCCGAGACGCGCGAGGCCCTCCGGGCCATGTGTCGCGGAATGGCGGAGGCCGTGCGGCCAGGCGGTCGGCTGGTGGCGGTCACCGTGAATCCTGTCGGTGAGTTCTCACGCAAGGACTTCTTCGCGGCGCACGGCATGCAAATCCTGCCAGCGCACTCCGAACATGCCGCGCTCACCGAGCTTCCTGACGGTGCGCCGCTTCGGCTCGTGTCTCATATCCAGGGCAAGCCCATTGACGTGAGGCCGTGTCGCTGGCGCCGCGCCACGCTCGAACAGGAACTGCGCGCCGCGGGCTTCCGGGAGATTGCCTGGCCTCCGATGTCGGTCTCCCCCGAAGGCGAGGCGCTCTTCGGTCATGAGCACTGGCGCTCGCTGCTGGAGAACCCTCCCGCTGTGCCCCTGGTCTGCTTGAAGTGA
- a CDS encoding polyprenyl synthetase family protein: MDLARELTDFLGNVEQRLGSMLVDGNAGPDVKGDTLMEAARHLCLGSGSKRARPMLVRLFGAAVGVEAEKLVDVAVAAELIHSASLLHDDVVDAGMFRRGRPTVNARWGNIVAVMSGDLILSTGLQRLSELDSRLTQSALAVVAEMTRAAIAEVEARGDLDLPMARLRFIAEGKTGSLFGWCGNAAATLGMTPDAVARFDGFGRHLGVAFQIADDIRDILGTDVGKPRYADVHSRTPSMPILLAVAKDESLRRKLKDAWAFSVITPERTREIGAAIEATGAVESSMAHMNLEIEASLDKLGRYANVPAGAELVSWARRLSEGIAEQVKGRAA; this comes from the coding sequence ATGGATCTGGCTCGCGAGCTGACGGATTTTCTGGGGAATGTGGAGCAGCGGTTGGGCTCCATGTTGGTGGATGGGAATGCCGGTCCAGACGTGAAGGGCGACACGCTGATGGAGGCGGCCCGTCACCTGTGCCTCGGCAGCGGCAGCAAGCGCGCGCGTCCCATGCTGGTGCGGCTGTTTGGTGCCGCGGTCGGCGTGGAGGCGGAGAAGCTGGTGGACGTGGCCGTGGCCGCCGAGCTGATCCACTCGGCCAGCCTCCTGCACGACGACGTGGTGGACGCGGGCATGTTCCGGCGCGGACGGCCCACCGTGAACGCTCGCTGGGGCAACATCGTCGCGGTGATGAGCGGCGACCTCATCCTCTCCACCGGTCTGCAGCGCCTGTCCGAGTTGGATTCGCGGCTGACGCAGAGCGCGCTGGCCGTGGTCGCGGAGATGACCCGCGCCGCCATCGCCGAGGTGGAGGCCCGCGGCGACCTGGACCTGCCGATGGCCCGCCTGCGGTTCATCGCCGAGGGCAAGACGGGCTCGCTGTTCGGCTGGTGTGGCAACGCCGCCGCCACGCTGGGCATGACGCCTGACGCGGTGGCCCGCTTCGACGGCTTTGGTCGCCACCTGGGCGTGGCGTTCCAGATCGCCGACGACATCCGCGACATCCTCGGCACCGACGTGGGCAAGCCGCGCTACGCGGACGTGCACTCGCGCACGCCCTCCATGCCCATCCTCCTGGCCGTGGCGAAGGATGAGTCCCTGCGCCGCAAGCTGAAGGACGCGTGGGCCTTCTCCGTGATTACGCCGGAGCGCACGCGGGAGATTGGCGCCGCCATCGAGGCGACGGGCGCGGTGGAGTCCTCCATGGCGCACATGAACCTGGAGATCGAGGCGTCGCTCGACAAGCTGGGCCGCTACGCCAACGTGCCCGCGGGCGCGGAGCTGGTGAGCTGGGCGCGCCGCCTGTCGGAAGGCATCGCGGAGCAAGTGAAAGGACGCGCTGCATGA
- a CDS encoding gamma-glutamylcyclotransferase: MDSHYDQVMKARGAAESAAPRLYFAYSTILDRAAFEEWRDQHSYGFFDLPAGEVAEAVDVDLVYDFPSRWWGGRVAGLQDAPGQRVYGRLFEIAGKDWPIVQHKEGFVTGMCIERSVRVRVNGREVEATAFVTNPRRAAQDGQVSPRFIEALVRGARSAGLPEEYIARLSRGE, from the coding sequence ATGGACTCGCATTACGATCAGGTGATGAAGGCGCGCGGGGCAGCAGAGAGCGCGGCGCCTCGGCTGTACTTCGCGTACTCGACCATCCTCGACCGGGCGGCCTTCGAGGAGTGGCGGGATCAACACAGCTACGGCTTCTTCGACCTCCCGGCGGGGGAAGTGGCCGAGGCGGTGGATGTCGACCTCGTCTACGACTTCCCCTCCCGGTGGTGGGGCGGTCGCGTGGCGGGCCTGCAGGACGCCCCGGGGCAGCGGGTGTACGGGCGCCTGTTCGAGATCGCCGGGAAGGACTGGCCCATCGTTCAGCACAAGGAGGGCTTCGTCACCGGCATGTGCATCGAGCGCTCGGTGCGCGTTCGGGTCAACGGCCGCGAGGTGGAGGCCACGGCCTTCGTCACCAATCCGCGGCGCGCGGCCCAGGATGGACAGGTGAGCCCTCGGTTCATCGAGGCGTTGGTCCGAGGGGCCCGCAGCGCGGGGTTGCCCGAGGAGTACATCGCGCGGCTGTCTCGCGGAGAGTGA
- a CDS encoding MarR family transcriptional regulator, producing MKGYLWTGGPGSQRPEAPTENARLAPWEAIAVDAVGNVIEFWGFKRNQGRVWGLLYLRGEPLTAGEIERELDLSKGGVSMLLRDLERWGVVQRVRVPQDTVWRYRAETDLVRMVTHVIEEREAGFVARIRADLAEARRLAEQAGDVPHERLQRLERMATLGDHVERALRLFIKTSRLDVAGVLGAFRDDTGARKGR from the coding sequence ATGAAAGGCTACCTGTGGACGGGGGGGCCCGGTAGCCAGCGCCCCGAGGCGCCAACTGAGAATGCCCGGCTGGCGCCGTGGGAAGCCATCGCGGTGGACGCGGTGGGCAATGTCATCGAGTTCTGGGGCTTCAAGCGCAACCAGGGCCGCGTCTGGGGGCTGCTCTACCTGCGCGGCGAGCCGCTGACGGCCGGCGAGATCGAGCGCGAGCTGGACCTCTCCAAAGGCGGGGTCTCCATGCTGCTCCGCGACCTGGAGCGCTGGGGCGTCGTCCAGCGGGTCCGCGTGCCGCAGGACACCGTGTGGCGCTATCGCGCCGAGACGGACCTGGTGCGCATGGTGACGCACGTCATCGAGGAGCGCGAGGCGGGCTTCGTGGCGCGCATCCGCGCGGACCTGGCGGAGGCCCGGCGTCTGGCGGAGCAGGCCGGCGACGTTCCCCACGAGCGGTTGCAGCGGCTGGAGCGCATGGCCACCCTGGGCGACCACGTCGAGCGCGCATTACGACTGTTCATCAAGACGTCCCGGTTGGACGTGGCGGGAGTGCTCGGTGCCTTCCGCGACGACACCGGCGCGCGCAAGGGCAGGTAG
- a CDS encoding FUSC family protein, whose amino-acid sequence MLRSRLVEHSKEVARFAPVKPAVKAGLRAALATVLPVLLSTSLNLPGGLWMSVGGFNTSFSDKGGSYGTRARSMAIAAVAGAMSVLVGSLAGHHPAVAIPVTLLWVSLCSFAGVHGAAANLAGNTAASTFVISLALPAASVGAAFEESLFLLAGALWAMVLSLVLWPIRPYRPARLAIARCFRLVADYAAELERLAPGTDESAWQALIQAQHGRIREALEDARITLVATRRGRGERGRGEKLLVLLQSADMMFMSLIALGDDLESLRIRRAGPPETSFAASLSALSRTLQEIAYLVETEGRVRQLPTLDWPTPHLAPDVTSSQDTVRRALSEHLVGVLAQLREYAGTAIDTAASLPDSRPLPRERALSASPLVEPELSLWAPVKENLTLDSVVLRHALRVGLTTAVAVGITTLLRPSHGYWVTITVLTILLPYTGPTFLKALQRVLGTVVGGILAIGIASWLHDPLALMALVFVTATVCVSVISLNYGLYTVFVTLTFVLLAEVGTGDWGLAEVRIDNTLIGGALALAGSWLLWERSEREHFPRQIAAALRANAALLHQVLPGHLGEIRAPSPVAGEARRALGLAALNAEASFQRLLSEPRRRMESLEPLMTLLAFTRRFAAAVITLASTRHPRPSEPALRAVERFTRAAEQSLEDLAEALSQRRAPVPLPPFAELLGWNVPHASPDARTLAQESPLLQAQLERISRQLTILHGAALRRQDATRG is encoded by the coding sequence ATGCTGCGCTCGCGCCTGGTGGAACACTCGAAGGAGGTCGCTCGGTTCGCACCGGTGAAGCCCGCGGTGAAGGCGGGCCTCCGCGCGGCGCTGGCCACGGTGCTGCCGGTCCTGCTCTCCACCAGCCTGAACCTCCCCGGTGGCCTGTGGATGAGCGTGGGCGGCTTCAACACCTCGTTCTCGGACAAGGGGGGCTCCTACGGCACGCGCGCGCGGAGCATGGCCATCGCGGCCGTGGCGGGAGCCATGTCGGTGCTCGTGGGGAGCCTCGCGGGTCACCATCCCGCCGTCGCCATCCCCGTCACGCTGCTCTGGGTGTCTTTGTGCAGCTTCGCGGGCGTCCATGGCGCGGCGGCGAACCTCGCGGGCAACACGGCGGCCAGCACCTTCGTCATCTCGCTGGCGCTGCCCGCGGCGAGCGTGGGCGCCGCGTTCGAGGAGAGCCTCTTCCTGCTCGCGGGCGCGCTGTGGGCGATGGTGCTCTCGCTCGTCTTGTGGCCCATCCGTCCGTACCGTCCCGCGCGGCTCGCAATCGCGCGGTGCTTCCGGCTGGTGGCGGACTACGCGGCGGAGCTGGAGCGACTCGCTCCCGGCACGGATGAGTCCGCGTGGCAGGCACTCATCCAGGCCCAGCACGGCCGCATCCGCGAGGCCCTCGAGGACGCGCGCATCACCCTGGTCGCCACCCGTCGCGGACGGGGCGAGCGGGGACGCGGTGAGAAGCTGCTCGTCCTGCTCCAGTCCGCGGACATGATGTTCATGTCCCTCATCGCCCTGGGAGACGACCTGGAGAGCCTGCGGATCCGCCGAGCGGGCCCTCCGGAAACCTCCTTCGCGGCGTCGTTGAGCGCGCTGTCGCGCACGCTCCAGGAGATCGCCTACCTCGTGGAGACGGAGGGGCGCGTGCGACAGCTCCCCACGCTCGACTGGCCGACACCTCACCTCGCGCCCGACGTCACTTCATCGCAGGACACCGTGCGGCGCGCGCTGAGCGAGCACCTGGTGGGGGTCCTGGCCCAGCTCCGCGAGTACGCGGGGACCGCCATCGACACGGCGGCGAGCCTCCCGGACAGCCGTCCCCTGCCCCGCGAACGCGCCCTGTCCGCCAGCCCGCTCGTAGAACCGGAGCTGTCGCTGTGGGCGCCAGTGAAGGAGAACCTCACGCTCGACTCGGTGGTGCTGCGGCACGCGCTGCGGGTTGGGCTGACGACGGCGGTGGCCGTGGGCATCACCACGCTGCTGCGCCCGAGCCACGGCTACTGGGTCACCATCACCGTGCTCACCATCCTGCTGCCCTACACCGGGCCCACGTTCCTCAAGGCACTCCAGCGCGTCCTGGGCACCGTGGTGGGCGGCATCCTCGCCATCGGCATCGCCTCGTGGCTGCATGATCCACTCGCGCTCATGGCCCTGGTGTTCGTCACGGCCACGGTCTGCGTCAGCGTCATCTCGCTCAACTACGGGCTCTACACCGTCTTCGTCACGCTCACCTTCGTCCTGCTCGCCGAGGTGGGAACGGGGGACTGGGGCCTCGCCGAGGTGCGCATCGACAACACGCTCATCGGCGGTGCCCTGGCGCTCGCGGGGAGCTGGTTGCTGTGGGAGCGCTCCGAGCGCGAGCACTTCCCCAGGCAGATCGCCGCGGCCCTGCGCGCGAACGCGGCGCTGCTCCATCAGGTCCTGCCTGGACACCTGGGGGAGATCCGCGCGCCCAGTCCCGTCGCGGGCGAAGCCCGTCGAGCGCTCGGACTGGCGGCCCTCAACGCGGAGGCCTCGTTCCAGCGACTCCTCTCCGAGCCGCGTCGGCGCATGGAGTCACTCGAGCCGCTGATGACCCTCCTCGCGTTCACGCGCCGGTTCGCCGCGGCGGTCATCACCCTGGCCTCCACCCGGCACCCACGCCCCAGCGAGCCGGCGCTCCGAGCCGTGGAGCGCTTCACGCGCGCCGCTGAGCAGTCATTGGAAGATCTCGCGGAGGCGCTGTCGCAGCGGCGCGCACCGGTCCCCCTCCCGCCCTTCGCGGAGCTGCTCGGCTGGAACGTGCCACACGCTTCGCCCGACGCGAGGACCCTGGCGCAGGAGTCCCCGCTGCTTCAGGCCCAGCTCGAGCGCATCTCGCGACAGCTCACCATCCTCCACGGCGCGGCCCTGCGGCGACAGGACGCGACGCGAGGCTGA
- a CDS encoding MFS transporter — protein MPPTAFRRHVARGLGALASSVPLFRPGTSLPGSGAPLLGAPPPGESKARASPRGPLRHSLRVSVTEGMFAEVFTACAGATVLTAWAVALKLGPFLVGVMTALPFFAQFVQFPAAWLTGWFGHRRVALTAVCLSRLVMFPLALVPWLDWGLVATQRLLLLIAGASAVLGVVGNNAWVAWMGELVPHAVRGRFFGRRTALTTLAGTVVSLAAGVLMDRLRPDAGVGAALPLLALVGCVMGIVTTLLMAMQHDPAPPGPPPTRAVRAALQPLKDVRARGVLVYQVAWNAAVGVSAPFFALHSLQNLKMTFVLMALHAAAVAAVRILTAPLWGQVIDRVGAQPVLLGCSLGIGVIPALWLLPSAGCLWPLVFDAVLAGALWGGHALAIFALPLTVAPREGRPFYLAAFATAGGLAYTAAAALGGGIAARLPATFTLGGLPWVNLHVLFVLSSVARLAAALLVTQVEEPGARPVRSIGALLSRGLPRPRFVAALAESRARASRR, from the coding sequence TTGCCTCCCACCGCGTTCCGCCGACATGTCGCTCGGGGACTCGGGGCTCTCGCCTCGAGCGTCCCGTTGTTCCGCCCGGGAACGTCGCTGCCGGGCTCCGGGGCCCCCCTGCTGGGCGCTCCACCTCCGGGCGAGTCGAAGGCGCGAGCGAGCCCGCGAGGCCCTCTGCGGCATTCGCTTCGCGTGTCCGTGACGGAGGGGATGTTCGCGGAGGTGTTCACCGCCTGCGCCGGCGCGACCGTGCTGACAGCCTGGGCCGTCGCGCTGAAGCTGGGCCCCTTCCTCGTGGGGGTGATGACGGCCCTGCCCTTCTTCGCGCAGTTCGTTCAGTTCCCGGCAGCGTGGCTGACGGGATGGTTCGGACACCGGCGCGTGGCGCTCACGGCGGTGTGCCTGTCTCGACTGGTGATGTTCCCGCTGGCGCTCGTGCCCTGGCTCGACTGGGGGCTCGTCGCCACGCAGCGCTTGTTGCTGCTCATCGCGGGCGCCTCGGCCGTGCTCGGGGTGGTGGGCAACAATGCCTGGGTGGCGTGGATGGGCGAGTTGGTGCCACACGCCGTCCGAGGCCGATTCTTCGGGCGGCGCACCGCGCTCACCACCCTGGCGGGCACGGTCGTCTCGCTCGCGGCGGGCGTGCTCATGGATCGCCTGCGGCCCGATGCGGGCGTGGGCGCGGCCCTGCCCCTGCTCGCCCTGGTGGGGTGTGTCATGGGCATCGTCACCACGCTGCTGATGGCCATGCAACACGACCCCGCGCCACCTGGGCCACCGCCGACGCGAGCAGTGCGCGCCGCGCTGCAGCCGCTGAAGGATGTCCGCGCGCGAGGCGTGCTCGTGTACCAGGTGGCGTGGAACGCGGCGGTGGGTGTGTCCGCGCCGTTCTTCGCGCTGCACAGCCTCCAGAACCTGAAGATGACGTTCGTCCTCATGGCGCTGCACGCGGCGGCCGTCGCGGCGGTTCGCATCCTCACCGCGCCGCTGTGGGGTCAGGTGATTGATCGCGTGGGCGCGCAGCCGGTCCTGCTCGGGTGCTCCCTGGGCATCGGCGTCATCCCCGCGCTGTGGCTGCTGCCCTCGGCGGGCTGCCTGTGGCCGCTGGTGTTCGACGCGGTGCTCGCGGGCGCGCTCTGGGGCGGCCATGCGTTGGCCATCTTCGCGTTGCCGCTCACGGTTGCGCCGCGCGAGGGCCGCCCGTTCTACCTCGCGGCCTTCGCGACCGCGGGAGGGCTGGCCTACACGGCGGCGGCGGCGCTCGGGGGAGGCATCGCCGCGCGACTTCCCGCGACCTTCACGCTCGGCGGGCTGCCCTGGGTCAACCTCCACGTGCTGTTCGTGCTGTCGTCGGTGGCGCGGCTGGCGGCCGCGCTGCTCGTCACGCAGGTGGAGGAGCCAGGCGCCCGGCCCGTGCGCTCGATTGGCGCCCTGCTGTCGCGCGGGCTGCCTCGCCCTCGCTTCGTCGCGGCGCTCGCCGAGTCGCGAGCGCGCGCGTCCCGACGCTGA